The nucleotide sequence CCAACTCCCGAACCGGGCTCGCGGTGGTATCCAGCTCGAAGTCGTACTCGGCATCGCGGTGGGCAGCGCGCGCGCTGCCGCGGTTCCATCCCGCATAGCGGTCGCCGCGCTCTTCTTCCCGGCGGGCGCCTTCTTCATCGGAGACGTGAACCCCGACCATCCAGACCTGAACGCCTTCGAAAATCTGGAGTGCATCGATGAGCCACTCCCGTTTCCAGATCACGTCATCGGCGACGACATTCATGCCGTTGTCCAGGTAGGCCCTGATTGCGTGGTAGCGCGCATGCATGGCCTGGTCCAGGATGGGCCCCGGGTGCACGGTGAACCAGTCCAGCCCGTCGGCCTCGACCACGCTTTCCCAGGTGTAGTACTGCGGCCACACTCGCGCGAGGTCAAGTTGCTTGGGCGGCAGCGCCTTCCAAAACACGTCGATACCCAGGTGCATCCAGCATTCGGCCGCCAAATCCTGGAATGCCAGCGCGAGCGAAGTTTTTCCCGCGCTGGATCCGCCGTTAAGGAGGATGAGCTTGCCCTTGGCCATTTCTGTCATAGCGGCATGAGGCTATCGCAGCTGCTCACGCGTTGGGCCCGTTTGCGAGCGAGATTTGCTGGGCAAATCGCCAATCGCGCGGGTGGCGGGCGTGCCTGCACTTTAGTTTCCGAATGAGTGCAAAGACGGATTTTCGCGCTGTGGTCGAGGCCTATGAAGATCTGAATGCGACCGTTTCCAGAATGCCTGTCCGGGAGTTGCCCGCGGCCTAGGATCGGTAGCCACCGAGTGCCCGATATGTTGGGCGGGGGCTGCCGGTGGCACCGGGGTCGGCGGCACGGGCGGTCCGGGCGGTCAAGGCGGTGCGGGTGGCAACGGCGGGAGCGGCGGCGCAGCCAGTGGGAACGGCGCCAGCACCGCTGGCACCGGCGGCAACTTCGCGCTCGGCGGCAACGGCGGCGACGGAGGTGCCGGCGGCTCGCCGGACGGCAGTTCCGGACTGCAGGGCGACATCGGCGCGCCGGGCACTGCGGGCGGCGACGGGTAGCCGCTTTGGCCTCAGCCCCTCAGTCCCTCAGCCCGTCAGCGCCGCGCACTCACGGGCTCGAAGACGAACACTTTGCGGGTGCCGGTGCGCTTGACATAGGTGTCATGCGCAGGCCACAGCGCGATCAGCCTCGGCATGTTGCGGTCCACCTCTTGCGCCGTGGCGGGTCGCGACAGATAGTCAGCAGCAGCGCCGTCAATCTCGATGCGGGCCTTCGGGTCAGCGAGCAGGTTGTACGGCCAACTCGAGGCCGTATCCAAGCCGAAGTTCTCACACACGGCGACCACGTTCGAGCCATCCCACACGTAGTGCAGCGGAACCGTTCGCTCTTTGCCGGTGCGCCTGCCTGTCGTGGTAAGCAGCATCGTCGGCATCTCGGAACCACCCATGGAGAGCCGGCCCCGGCTCAGGCGTATCAGCGCCCGGTCTACCGGCGTGCCGACGCGCTTGAAGATCGCCGCGAACCATCGGTAGTGGCCTATGCGGCGCAGCATGCTCAGGTAGAGGCCATACAGCTGGTTCGGTCCTTCATGAGGCATGGGTCAAGGGTCTCACTGGAATCGAGCTGAGCGCGTGCAAATGGGCACGACATATTGACCGGTCGTGTGTGGTCGAGCCGGCCGCGGCCCTCGGCCTGACCGCGCCGTGTGGCCGGAGCGTTCGGTCGCTCGACGTGGATTGACAGCCCACGGTGGGGGGGCGTTGCGGCACAGGGCTTTTGCCAGCTGCGATGGCTTTGGGCCGAAGGCGGTGGCATCAACCCGACCTCGCATCGAACAGGATTTCGATTGTCTCATCGGGATTTGACGAGTTGGGAGTTCGGCCAAGCTCGGTGCGGGGATTAGGTTTTGGTATCGAAAACGGAATCTATTGGATTTCGACGGTCGGCCGGGACGGATTTCTCCGGTATGCGCCATTAACAATCTGCGGTACAGGGGATTTCAGTTTGTCGCGACTGCCAATTGCGCCGGATCGTGGGTGCGGCGATAGCTGGAGCGCGGCGTGTTTGGTCCGGTCGGGCGTTGGAGAAGGGCTTGCGGGGCAACCGAATTTCTCCGACGCGCGCACGCTGTTGGGCGAATATCCATTGTGTTATTCGCGACGGGGATAGGATTTGATGCTGCCCAGCGCTCGATCATCGCTTGTCCTGTATGGGAGGTTGGCAGATGTCGTTTGTGATTGCTGTTCCGGACGCGGTCACGGCCGCGGTCTCGGATCTGGCGAACCTCGGATCGGTGCTCACAACGGCCAATGCCGCTGCGGCGCTGCCGACAACGACCGTCGTGGCAGCCGCGGGTGATGAAATATCGGCGGCCGTCGCGGCGCTGTTCGGGTCCTACGCCCAGGGCTACCAGAGCCTGAGCGCTCAGGCCGCCGCGTTTCACGAGCGCTTCCTCCAAACACTTTCGGCCGGCGCCGGCGCCTACACGGCCGCCGAGGCCGCGAACGCCTCGCCGCTGGATCAACTGATGGGTGTGGTGAACGCCCCCGCACAGGCCCTATTGGGGCGCCCCTTGATCGGCAATGGCGCCAACGGTGCCGATGGCACCGGCGCTGCCGGAGGCGACGGCGGGATCCTGCTTGGCAATGGGGGCAATGGCGGCTCGGGTGCGGTGGGTCAGGTCGGCGGGACGGGCGGCGCGGCAGGACTATTCGGCAATGGCGGCACCGGGGGTACCGGTGGCGAGGGCGCCGCCGGCGGCCTGGGCGGACGGGGCGGGCTGCTGCTGGGCAACGGCGGGGCAGGCGGAGTGGGCGGGGTTGGCGCCACCGGGTTGGTCGGCGGTACCGGCGGGGCTGCCGGATTCTTGGGCAACGGCGGGACCGGGGGCGCGGGCGGGGCCTCGAACATGGGTGGTGACGGCGGTATGGGTGGCACCGGTGGCACCGGTGGCTTCTTCGGCAACGGCGGGTTCGGTGGCGATGGTGGCGACGGTGCCGTCGGCGGCGCGGGCGGTGCCGGCAGCTTCCTCGGCGGCGGCGGTGTCGGCGGTACCGGAGGGGTCGGGGCGGCCGGGGGCATGGGCGGCGCGGGCCCGCTGATCGGCAACGGCGGCAATGGCGGGATGGGCGGGGCCGGGGCGGCCGGTGGCGACGGCGGTGCCGGCGGAACGCTACTGGGTGACGGCGGTAACGGCGGGCAAGGCGGAGCCGCCATGACCGGCATCCTCGGCGGTTTGCCCGGCCAGGGCGGCAACGGCGGAAACGCGAACTGGTTCGGCTCGGGTGGTGCCGGTGGCCAGGGCGGCACCGGTCTGGCGGGGACAGACGGGACTAATCCGACCCCGGGTGCCACAGCCGGTACCGGTAGCGCCGGCGCTGACCAAAGCAACAACGGCAACGTAACGGGAGACAACGGGAATCCCGGTGACGCCGGCACGGGCGACGAAATCGGCGGCACCGGCGGTGCGGGTGGGCTCGGCGAGTCGACCGACGGTAACTCGGGCACCGGCGGTATGGGCGGGGGCGGCGGTACCGCTGGACCCAATGGTGGCAACGGCGGCGAAGGCGGTATGGGCGGTGAAGGCAGAACCGACGGTAGTTCCGGCGGCACGGCGACCGGCGGCGACGGTGGTGCTGGTGCCGACGGTGGAACCGGCGGCGGCGACGGCGGTGCCGGCGGTGACGGCGGCTTCGGGAACAACACCGTCAGCGGTGCCGCGGTAGGTGGTAACGGCGGGATCGGTGGTGCCGGTAGCACGCTGCAAGGGGCAACCGGCGGTAATGGCGACACCGGCGGTGCCGGCGGCAACGGCGGGCGTGGCGGGATGTTCATCGGCAACGGCGGCGCCGGCGGCGCCGGGGGCACCGGTGGCACCGGCGGCACCGGAGCGGCCGGCTATGCGGGCGGTATCGGTGGCGACGGTGGGGCAGCCTTCAGCGACGCCGCCGCGGCGACCGGAGGTGACGGCGCTGTCGGAGGCGTCGGAGGGCTCGGTGGCAACGGCGGGACCGGTGGTGCTGGAGGTGCCGGCGGCACCGGCGGCGCGGCCGGGTTCATCGGGATCGGGGGCAACGGAGGCGCCGGCGGTATCGGCGGCGTCGGGGGAATCGGAGGCATCGGCGGGGCCGGTGGGGACGGCGGTATCGGCGGCGCGGCCACCACCACTTCGGGAACGACGACCGGTGGCATCGGTGCCAATGGCGTGCTCGGTGGCGACGGCGGAACCGGTGGCGACGGCGGCGCCGGCGGCACTACCGGCGGCAGCGGTGGCGCCGGCGGCGTGATCGGGTGGGCTGGTTCGACCGGCGCTACCGGCGCCGGCGGTACCGGCGGGCAGGGCGGCCAGGGCGGTGCCGGCGGCAGTGGTGGCAACGGCGGCACGGCCCAGACCGGTGGTACCGGCGGCGCCGGTGGTGAGTTGGCACTGGGTGGTCAGGGCGGTGCCGGCGGTGCGGCCGGTGGTACGGGCGGCGACACCGGTCTCGACGGCCTTCTCGGGGTGCCCGGCAGCAACGGCCAGACCGGAGAGATTGTTCCGTGATGGTCGCTGGGCATCCCGGTGTCTCGTGACTTTCGCCCCTACTGCCGGCGGGTTCGGTGGTGGTGGCATCGAATGTGTCTGCAAGACAAAGGAGACGGCGATGACAGGAAACACCACCAACGCCAAGTCCTGCCACGTGGATGTGCTGATCGAAGAGCGCGACGAGCGCACCCGGGCAAAGGCGCGACTGGTCTGGGGCGACCAGACGCTGGTTGGTATTGGCTTGGCCAGGCTTGACCCGGCCGATGAGCCGGTGGCTCAGATCGGCGATGAACTCGCGATCGCCCGAGCGTTATCCGACTTGGCCAATCAGCTGTTTGCGGCGACGTCGGCCGACATCCAAGCCAGCACGCACGAGCCGGTTTCCGGCCTCCACCACTGAATCGCTGGCTATCGCAGCGGGTGCTAGCGCTGGCTAGTGATGGCGCTGGTGGCCGAGGAACCAATCACGCGCCAGTGTCGCTACTTGCTCGAGGGCGCCAGGTTCTTCGAAGAGATGAGTGGCACCGGGAACCACAACCAGCTCACACGGCGCCGGGATCGCCGCTTGCGCTTGCCGGTTCAACTCCAGGACGGCCTCGTCACTACCACCGACTATCAACAGCGTGGGAGCGTGCACTTCGCGCAACGCGTCGCCCGCGAGATCGGGCCGCCCCCCGCGGGACACCACCGCCTGCACCTTGACGCCGGGATGCGCGGCCGCGACCAGAGCCGCGCCGGCGCCAGTGCTGGCCCCGAAGAATCCCACCGGCAGCGCCGCGGTGTCCGGTTGTGCCGCCAGCCACCCGGTGACGTCGACCAATCGCCGGGCGAGTAATCCGATGTCAAACACGTTGGCGCGGTTACGTTCTTCCTCGGGCGTCAGCAAATCCAGCAGCAGAGTCGCCAGGCCGGCCTGGTTGAGTACCTCGGCCACGTAGCGATTGCGCGGGCTGTGGCGGCTGCTGCCGCTGCCGTGGGCGAAGACGACGATGCCGGTGGGGCGGTCGGGAATGGTCAGGTGCCCGATCACCGAGACCGGGCCCGCCAACACCCGAACCTCATCGTCTCGCCGCGCAGGATCTGCCGGCTGATGGCCCGCACCGAATTCGCTACGGGCCCGATCCAGTAGCGTCACCACCTCCTGATCGGAGGTCTGGGTGAAGTTGTCGTATCCCTGTCCGACGGCAAAGTAGGGCGTGGGCGTTTCCAGGCACACCACCTCGTCGGCGTATTCAGTGAATCGAGGTGCGGTATCGGTAGCACCGATGGGAACGGCCAGGATGACCCGGCTGGCGCCCTGAGCGCGCGCGACCTGGCAAGCGGCCGCGGCGGTGGCCCCGGTCGCGACGCCATCATCGACGATCACCGCGATCCGCCCCCGCAGCGGGATCGGATGGCGATCGCCACGGTAGCGCTGCACCCGGCGCTGCAACTCGGCCCACTGCGCGGTCTCGACCGCGGCCATCTCCTGTTCGCCGAGCCCAGCCTCGTGCACCACGGCACTGTTGATCACCTGCACACCGCCCTCGCCGATGGCCCCGAAGGCGAGCTCGGAATGCAACGGCACACCGAGCTTGCGCACCAGCAGCACATCAAGTGGCGCGTGTAAGGCTTTGGCTACCTCGAAGGCCACCGGGACACCGCCACGCGGCAGACCCAGCACCACAATGTCTTGACCACGTAGGAATTCCAGCCGGCGGCCCAACTTGCGGCCGGCGTCGATGCGATCGCTGAACTGCCTCATACCTCGGGTGTCCTTCAACCAACGCGAGCGTAACGCCAGGGCCGAATATCACGCCAGAGTTCGCCACGGCGTTACGCCCGCGACATCGCCCGTCAGGCCTTACGAACTCTGGCTGGCCAATCTGTCGCTTGCCGGATATCGCAGCAGCGCGCCCACCCCGTCGGCGGGCGTCATCTGACCATCGGCTCGAACCAGCGAGGCGTCGGCCGCGATCGCGGTGAATGGCAAGGCTTCATCGGCACGGGCAATCCGCACCGCGGGCTCGCCGAGCTCGGACAGCACGTCGGCGTTGGGTGCGATCGTGGTGAGCGCGGCCCCGGTTACCACCG is from Mycobacterium marinum and encodes:
- a CDS encoding phosphotransferase-like protein; the encoded protein is MTEMAKGKLILLNGGSSAGKTSLALAFQDLAAECWMHLGIDVFWKALPPKQLDLARVWPQYYTWESVVEADGLDWFTVHPGPILDQAMHARYHAIRAYLDNGMNVVADDVIWKREWLIDALQIFEGVQVWMVGVHVSDEEGARREEERGDRYAGWNRGSARAAHRDAEYDFELDTTASPVRELARELYETYQACPQPTAFDRLRKRFLP
- a CDS encoding nitroreductase/quinone reductase family protein, encoding MPHEGPNQLYGLYLSMLRRIGHYRWFAAIFKRVGTPVDRALIRLSRGRLSMGGSEMPTMLLTTTGRRTGKERTVPLHYVWDGSNVVAVCENFGLDTASSWPYNLLADPKARIEIDGAAADYLSRPATAQEVDRNMPRLIALWPAHDTYVKRTGTRKVFVFEPVSARR
- a CDS encoding PE family protein translates to MSFVIAVPDAVTAAVSDLANLGSVLTTANAAAALPTTTVVAAAGDEISAAVAALFGSYAQGYQSLSAQAAAFHERFLQTLSAGAGAYTAAEAANASPLDQLMGVVNAPAQALLGRPLIGNGANGADGTGAAGGDGGILLGNGGNGGSGAVGQVGGTGGAAGLFGNGGTGGTGGEGAAGGLGGRGGLLLGNGGAGGVGGVGATGLVGGTGGAAGFLGNGGTGGAGGASNMGGDGGMGGTGGTGGFFGNGGFGGDGGDGAVGGAGGAGSFLGGGGVGGTGGVGAAGGMGGAGPLIGNGGNGGMGGAGAAGGDGGAGGTLLGDGGNGGQGGAAMTGILGGLPGQGGNGGNANWFGSGGAGGQGGTGLAGTDGTNPTPGATAGTGSAGADQSNNGNVTGDNGNPGDAGTGDEIGGTGGAGGLGESTDGNSGTGGMGGGGGTAGPNGGNGGEGGMGGEGRTDGSSGGTATGGDGGAGADGGTGGGDGGAGGDGGFGNNTVSGAAVGGNGGIGGAGSTLQGATGGNGDTGGAGGNGGRGGMFIGNGGAGGAGGTGGTGGTGAAGYAGGIGGDGGAAFSDAAAATGGDGAVGGVGGLGGNGGTGGAGGAGGTGGAAGFIGIGGNGGAGGIGGVGGIGGIGGAGGDGGIGGAATTTSGTTTGGIGANGVLGGDGGTGGDGGAGGTTGGSGGAGGVIGWAGSTGATGAGGTGGQGGQGGAGGSGGNGGTAQTGGTGGAGGELALGGQGGAGGAAGGTGGDTGLDGLLGVPGSNGQTGEIVP
- a CDS encoding DUF1876 domain-containing protein — encoded protein: MTGNTTNAKSCHVDVLIEERDERTRAKARLVWGDQTLVGIGLARLDPADEPVAQIGDELAIARALSDLANQLFAATSADIQASTHEPVSGLHH
- a CDS encoding phosphoribosyltransferase, producing MRQFSDRIDAGRKLGRRLEFLRGQDIVVLGLPRGGVPVAFEVAKALHAPLDVLLVRKLGVPLHSELAFGAIGEGGVQVINSAVVHEAGLGEQEMAAVETAQWAELQRRVQRYRGDRHPIPLRGRIAVIVDDGVATGATAAAACQVARAQGASRVILAVPIGATDTAPRFTEYADEVVCLETPTPYFAVGQGYDNFTQTSDQEVVTLLDRARSEFGAGHQPADPARRDDEVRVLAGPVSVIGHLTIPDRPTGIVVFAHGSGSSRHSPRNRYVAEVLNQAGLATLLLDLLTPEEERNRANVFDIGLLARRLVDVTGWLAAQPDTAALPVGFFGASTGAGAALVAAAHPGVKVQAVVSRGGRPDLAGDALREVHAPTLLIVGGSDEAVLELNRQAQAAIPAPCELVVVPGATHLFEEPGALEQVATLARDWFLGHQRHH